From the Accumulibacter sp. genome, one window contains:
- a CDS encoding GGDEF domain-containing protein — protein sequence MATPSNPSEIAREALRLLAVRRLQPSPDNYRALYHEIAGTQPADALPQRELRSLAASLPQETPAQQRLARRLEQVFTAGNWQQLGTGLSDLVRQIGKEQELPWNELFRDLVREWENKQAGLTVARKREALERVLAGGSGNGEVLFGRLQGLVKSWSAAVPAGEDIPLLAPDAVAASAGGPQSADGGAATAAVDGSEPSGPLRDLLAHLLEALIDSQLTNEPELAADARALIHRVRTATSRGALDDLLASSKRFTFRLELLAEDRDELRASLLKLLQLLIENVGELVVEDHWLRGQIDIVRDIVAGPLNVRSIEDAEIRLKEVIFKQSQLKHSLNEARENLKQMLAGFVDHLAEFADSTSDYHDKIEVCATRISQAEDITQLEQVLAEVIRETRIIQLNAQRSRDDLRAARQRVGETERRIAELQQELERASTLVRHDQLTGALNRRGLEEAFEKEVGRAQRRQSALCVALLDIDNFKRLNDSLGHDAGDAALIHLATVIRETMRPQDTVARFGGEEFIILLPETPVEDAQTAVVRLQRELTRRIFLHNNDRQLITFSAGVTDVRPGDTQASVTKRADEAMYAAKQAGKNRVLIG from the coding sequence ATGGCGACCCCTTCCAACCCCTCGGAGATTGCACGCGAAGCGCTGCGTTTGCTGGCGGTTCGCCGGCTGCAACCGTCGCCCGACAACTACCGCGCGCTCTACCACGAGATTGCGGGCACACAGCCGGCAGACGCGCTGCCGCAGCGCGAGCTCAGGTCGCTCGCGGCTTCGTTGCCACAGGAGACACCGGCGCAGCAGCGGCTGGCACGACGCCTGGAGCAAGTGTTCACCGCGGGCAACTGGCAGCAACTGGGCACCGGCCTGTCCGACCTGGTACGGCAAATCGGCAAGGAGCAGGAGCTGCCGTGGAACGAGCTGTTCCGTGACCTCGTTCGGGAATGGGAGAACAAGCAGGCCGGGCTCACCGTGGCCCGCAAGCGCGAAGCCCTCGAACGCGTTCTGGCCGGTGGTTCGGGCAACGGCGAAGTGTTGTTCGGACGACTGCAGGGACTGGTGAAGTCATGGTCGGCAGCCGTCCCTGCGGGCGAGGACATCCCGCTGCTGGCACCCGACGCAGTCGCAGCCAGCGCCGGCGGGCCACAGTCTGCAGACGGCGGTGCTGCAACCGCTGCGGTCGATGGCAGCGAGCCATCGGGACCGCTGCGCGACCTCCTCGCCCACCTTCTGGAAGCGCTCATCGACTCGCAGCTCACCAACGAGCCGGAGCTGGCTGCCGATGCCCGCGCGCTGATCCACAGGGTGCGCACCGCCACTTCGCGCGGCGCGCTCGACGACCTGCTGGCCAGCAGCAAGCGCTTCACCTTTCGTCTCGAGTTGCTGGCCGAGGATCGGGACGAGTTGCGTGCCAGCCTGCTGAAGCTGCTGCAGCTGCTGATCGAGAACGTTGGCGAACTGGTCGTCGAGGACCACTGGCTGCGTGGACAGATCGACATCGTCCGTGACATCGTCGCCGGTCCGCTGAATGTCCGGTCGATCGAGGATGCCGAGATCCGGCTGAAGGAAGTCATCTTCAAGCAGAGCCAGCTCAAGCATAGCCTCAACGAGGCACGGGAGAACCTGAAGCAGATGCTGGCGGGGTTTGTTGACCACCTGGCGGAATTTGCCGATTCGACTTCGGACTACCACGACAAGATCGAGGTCTGCGCGACAAGGATCAGCCAGGCCGAAGACATCACCCAGCTCGAACAGGTGCTCGCCGAAGTGATCCGCGAGACCAGGATCATCCAGTTGAACGCGCAGCGCTCACGCGATGATCTGCGCGCCGCCCGGCAGCGGGTTGGTGAAACCGAGCGGCGGATCGCCGAGCTGCAGCAGGAACTCGAACGGGCAAGCACCCTGGTGCGGCATGACCAGCTCACCGGTGCACTCAACCGGCGCGGGCTCGAGGAAGCTTTCGAGAAGGAAGTGGGGCGGGCGCAAAGGCGTCAGTCGGCGCTCTGCGTGGCGCTGCTCGACATCGACAACTTCAAGAGACTCAACGATTCGCTGGGCCACGACGCCGGCGATGCGGCGCTGATCCACTTGGCGACCGTGATTCGCGAAACAATGCGGCCACAGGATACGGTGGCCCGTTTCGGTGGTGAGGAGTTCATCATCCTGTTGCCCGAGACGCCGGTGGAGGACGCGCAGACGGCGGTCGTCCGCCTGCAGCGCGAGCTGACGCGGCGCATCTTCCTGCACAACAACGATCGCCAGTTGATCACCTTCAGCGCTGGTGTCACCGATGTGCGGCCAGGCGACACCCAGGCGTCGGTGACGAAACGGGCTGACGAGGCCATGTACGCAGCCAAGCAGGCAGGGAAGAACCGGGTCCTGATCGGCTGA
- the tcdA gene encoding tRNA cyclic N6-threonylcarbamoyladenosine(37) synthase TcdA, translating into MEADHPVQPGGAPPARRPVSAETCDPARRFGGVARVYGADALRSFQDAHVAVVGIGGVGSWAAEALARSAVGRITLIDLDMIAESNVNRQIHALDGEFGKAKVSAMAERIRAINPQCTVHEVEDFVTPDNVETMLAGGVRHVIDATDQVRTKAAMIAWAKRRGLPLITTGGAGGQIDATRIEVADLARTIQDPLLARVRSLLRREHGFPREAKTKFGVPAVFSSEPLRPPPRNPDCAVPQTASGLGCAGFGSAVCVTASFGLLAAGEVLRQLASSSLVAARGR; encoded by the coding sequence ATCGAAGCGGATCATCCCGTTCAACCAGGTGGTGCGCCGCCTGCTCGACGACCTGTGAGTGCGGAGACCTGCGATCCGGCGCGCCGTTTCGGCGGGGTAGCTCGCGTCTACGGGGCCGATGCCCTGCGATCCTTCCAGGACGCCCATGTCGCCGTCGTTGGCATCGGTGGTGTCGGTTCGTGGGCAGCCGAGGCGCTTGCCCGTTCGGCGGTTGGCCGGATCACCCTGATCGATCTCGACATGATCGCCGAATCGAACGTCAACCGGCAGATACACGCCCTCGACGGCGAATTCGGCAAGGCCAAGGTCAGCGCGATGGCCGAGCGCATCCGCGCCATCAACCCGCAATGCACGGTGCACGAGGTCGAGGACTTCGTGACCCCGGACAACGTCGAAACGATGCTCGCCGGCGGCGTGCGGCATGTCATCGACGCCACCGACCAGGTGCGGACCAAGGCGGCGATGATCGCTTGGGCGAAGCGTCGCGGCTTGCCGTTGATCACCACCGGTGGCGCCGGCGGTCAGATCGACGCCACCCGCATCGAGGTGGCCGACCTCGCTCGCACGATCCAGGATCCACTGCTCGCCAGGGTGCGCTCGCTGCTGCGCCGCGAACATGGCTTTCCGCGCGAAGCGAAGACGAAGTTCGGTGTGCCCGCGGTCTTCTCCAGCGAGCCCCTGCGCCCGCCGCCGCGCAACCCCGACTGCGCCGTGCCGCAGACCGCGAGCGGCCTGGGCTGCGCGGGTTTCGGCTCGGCAGTCTGCGTCACCGCTTCCTTTGGTTTGCTGGCTGCCGGAGAGGTTCTGCGGCAGCTCGCGAGCAGCTCGCTCGTCGCGGCGCGCGGCCGCTGA
- the rpoD gene encoding RNA polymerase sigma factor RpoD produces MVREKAVTTKAAKAKATADLLAQAGAQPAPVDDETRKTRLKTLIKLGKERGFLTYAEINDHLPDDVVDAEQIESIISTFNDMGIQVYDEAPDAETLLMSDATPAAAADDADVEEQAEQALSTVDSEFGRTTDPVRMYMREMGSVELLTREGEIEIAKRIEDGLKHMIQAISACPTTIAELISCADRIGRDEMRIDELIDGLIDPEADESLEELAEAVAVEDEEDEESAEAIEGAAAAASLLKLKTEGLERLELIRAHYLKAQVILPRRGSQDRTYLKLQQQISEEMMGIRFTSKTIERLCDSVRAMVEEARACERKIQRICVDTVRMPRLHFIKVFPGNELNIDWVDAEIAAASKTYAAVLSRNAPNIKEEQRKLLALQERIGIPLRELKDINKQMSTGEAKARRAKREMTEANLRLVISIAKKYTNRGLQFLDLIQEGNIGLMKAVDKFEYRRGYKFSTYATWWIRQAITRSIADQARTIRIPVHMIETINKMNRISRQILQETGMEADPATLAKKMEMPEEKIRKILKISKEPISMETPIGDDDDSHLGDFIEDQATLAPTEAALYSSLRFITKDVLDTLTPREAKVLRMRFGIEMNTDHTLEEVGKQFDVTRERIRQIEAKALRKLRHPSRSDKLRSFLDNGNS; encoded by the coding sequence ATGGTTAGGGAAAAGGCGGTAACGACGAAGGCGGCTAAGGCCAAGGCGACGGCAGATCTCCTGGCGCAGGCGGGAGCACAGCCGGCACCGGTGGATGATGAAACCCGGAAGACGCGTCTGAAGACGCTGATCAAGCTCGGCAAGGAGCGTGGCTTTCTGACGTACGCCGAGATCAACGATCATCTCCCCGATGACGTGGTCGATGCCGAGCAGATCGAGAGCATCATCAGCACCTTCAATGACATGGGTATCCAGGTCTATGACGAGGCGCCCGATGCCGAAACGCTGCTGATGTCCGACGCCACGCCGGCTGCAGCCGCAGACGATGCGGATGTCGAGGAGCAGGCGGAACAGGCGTTGTCAACCGTCGACTCCGAGTTTGGTCGCACGACCGACCCGGTACGCATGTACATGCGCGAGATGGGATCAGTCGAGTTGCTGACCCGCGAAGGCGAGATCGAGATTGCCAAGCGCATCGAGGATGGCCTCAAGCACATGATCCAGGCCATCTCCGCCTGCCCGACGACCATCGCGGAGCTGATCAGTTGTGCCGACCGGATCGGCCGCGACGAAATGCGCATCGATGAACTGATCGACGGCCTGATCGATCCAGAGGCCGACGAGTCGCTCGAAGAGCTGGCGGAGGCGGTCGCCGTGGAAGACGAGGAGGATGAGGAGAGCGCGGAAGCAATCGAGGGTGCCGCTGCCGCGGCCTCACTCCTCAAGCTCAAGACCGAGGGTCTGGAGAGGCTGGAGTTGATCCGCGCGCACTACCTCAAGGCGCAGGTGATCCTGCCCCGGCGCGGATCGCAGGACAGGACCTACCTCAAGCTGCAACAGCAGATCTCGGAAGAGATGATGGGAATTCGCTTTACCTCGAAGACCATCGAGCGGCTTTGCGATTCGGTGCGCGCCATGGTGGAGGAAGCGCGCGCCTGCGAGCGCAAGATCCAGCGCATCTGTGTCGACACCGTACGCATGCCGCGCCTGCACTTCATCAAGGTCTTCCCCGGCAACGAGCTGAACATCGACTGGGTCGATGCTGAAATCGCCGCCGCCAGCAAGACCTACGCCGCGGTTCTCTCGCGCAATGCGCCCAACATCAAGGAGGAGCAGCGCAAACTGCTCGCCCTGCAGGAGCGTATCGGAATTCCGCTGCGCGAACTGAAGGACATCAACAAGCAGATGTCAACCGGTGAGGCCAAGGCCCGCCGTGCCAAGCGCGAGATGACCGAGGCCAACCTGCGGCTGGTGATTTCGATCGCCAAGAAGTACACCAACCGCGGCCTGCAGTTCCTGGATCTGATCCAGGAGGGCAACATTGGCCTGATGAAGGCGGTGGACAAGTTCGAGTACCGGCGCGGGTACAAGTTTTCCACCTATGCCACGTGGTGGATTCGGCAGGCGATCACGCGTTCAATCGCCGACCAGGCTCGCACCATACGCATTCCGGTGCACATGATCGAGACGATCAACAAGATGAACCGCATTTCCCGGCAGATCCTGCAGGAAACCGGAATGGAAGCCGATCCGGCGACGCTGGCAAAGAAAATGGAGATGCCGGAAGAGAAGATCCGCAAGATCCTGAAGATCAGCAAGGAGCCGATCTCGATGGAGACGCCGATCGGCGACGATGACGACTCGCACCTTGGCGACTTCATCGAGGATCAGGCCACTCTCGCGCCGACCGAAGCAGCACTTTATTCCAGCCTGCGCTTCATCACCAAGGACGTGCTCGATACCTTGACGCCGCGTGAAGCCAAGGTGCTGCGGATGCGCTTCGGTATCGAAATGAACACCGACCACACGCTCGAGGAAGTGGGCAAGCAGTTCGACGTGACTCGCGAGCGCATCCGGCAGATCGAGGCCAAGGCTCTCAGGAAGCTTCGGCACCCGTCCCGCTCGGACAAGTTGCGCAGCTTTCTCGACAATGGCAACAGCTAG
- the dnaG gene encoding DNA primase has product MIPESFIQELLYRVDLVDLIDELVPLKKAGANYVACCPFHHEKSPSFTVSPSKQFYHCFGCGAHGNAIGFLIEYSGLGFVDAVRELAGRAAMELPDGRAAGGGRAPQVQILAELMGRAAKFYCEQLRGCERAIGYLKERGVSGEIARRFGIGYAAEGRQNLARVFADHADADLQLAGLVIKDERGRLYDRFRDRVIFPICNQKGEVIAFGGRVLGQGEPKYLNSPETPLFEKGRELFGLPQARVAIRQAGTVIVVEGYLDVVALAQHGVENAVATLGTATSVAQVQKLLRQADRIVFCFDGDAAGRKAAWRALESSLEVLAEPKSIAFAFLPEGEDPDSLVRQRGPEAFRALMTQATPLSEFFLRELAGHCDLASAEGRVKLIAEAKPLLLRLQSSMLRLQLVKRLAELSAFSQAEVEHLCDLRPAVQSAPGRARRQAPSLLRPLLRLLLQKPRLASELPEDLLPEGSAEASAVRMLCASIRSAPGGDLPYSALLGRLQGSGCEDVLRAAAAELMQQPFAEDEIDAEFAGALSKLREGSHRRTFQLLQEKVQKLGVSGLSSEEKQRYLQSIAVRGNGDG; this is encoded by the coding sequence TTGATTCCGGAGTCGTTCATTCAGGAGTTGCTCTACCGGGTTGACCTGGTTGACCTGATTGACGAGCTTGTCCCGCTCAAGAAGGCGGGTGCCAACTACGTGGCATGCTGCCCGTTTCACCACGAAAAATCCCCGTCGTTCACCGTCAGCCCGAGCAAGCAGTTCTACCACTGTTTTGGTTGCGGGGCGCACGGCAACGCGATTGGCTTCCTGATCGAGTATTCTGGCCTTGGCTTCGTGGATGCGGTTCGCGAGCTTGCCGGCCGCGCCGCCATGGAGCTTCCCGATGGGCGTGCGGCAGGCGGTGGCCGCGCTCCGCAGGTACAGATTCTGGCCGAACTGATGGGGCGTGCGGCGAAGTTCTACTGCGAGCAGCTCAGGGGTTGCGAGCGGGCGATCGGTTATCTCAAGGAGCGGGGCGTCAGCGGCGAGATCGCGCGTCGCTTCGGAATCGGCTATGCAGCGGAAGGGCGCCAGAACCTCGCCCGGGTCTTCGCCGACCATGCCGATGCCGACCTGCAGTTGGCCGGGCTGGTGATCAAGGATGAGCGCGGTCGCCTGTACGACCGCTTCCGCGATCGCGTGATCTTTCCGATCTGCAACCAGAAGGGCGAGGTGATCGCCTTCGGTGGTCGGGTGCTCGGCCAGGGAGAACCGAAGTACCTGAATTCGCCGGAAACTCCGCTGTTTGAAAAAGGCCGCGAGCTCTTCGGCTTGCCGCAGGCGCGCGTCGCCATCCGCCAGGCGGGGACGGTGATCGTCGTCGAAGGCTATCTGGATGTCGTGGCGCTCGCCCAGCATGGCGTGGAGAATGCGGTCGCGACCCTGGGCACGGCCACCTCGGTGGCGCAGGTGCAGAAGCTGCTGCGCCAGGCCGATCGTATCGTCTTCTGCTTCGATGGCGATGCTGCCGGGCGGAAAGCCGCCTGGCGCGCTCTCGAGAGCAGCCTCGAGGTGCTGGCCGAGCCCAAGAGCATCGCCTTTGCCTTCCTGCCTGAGGGCGAGGATCCCGACAGTCTGGTTCGACAGCGCGGCCCTGAAGCGTTTCGCGCGCTGATGACCCAGGCAACCCCGCTGTCGGAGTTTTTCCTGCGCGAACTCGCCGGACACTGCGATCTGGCCAGTGCGGAAGGTCGAGTCAAGTTGATCGCCGAGGCAAAACCCCTTCTCCTTCGTTTGCAGTCCAGCATGCTGCGCCTGCAACTGGTGAAGCGCCTGGCCGAGCTGAGTGCTTTCTCCCAGGCCGAGGTCGAGCATCTCTGCGACCTGCGTCCGGCGGTTCAATCGGCTCCTGGACGCGCACGACGGCAGGCGCCGTCGCTGTTGCGACCACTGCTGCGCCTGCTGCTGCAGAAGCCCCGGCTGGCGTCCGAGTTGCCCGAGGATCTTCTGCCTGAGGGCTCTGCGGAGGCCAGCGCCGTACGCATGCTGTGCGCAAGCATCCGCTCGGCCCCTGGCGGAGACCTCCCCTATTCGGCATTGCTCGGGCGCCTTCAGGGCAGCGGATGTGAGGACGTTCTCCGGGCGGCAGCTGCTGAACTAATGCAACAGCCCTTTGCCGAAGATGAGATCGACGCCGAGTTCGCCGGTGCGCTCAGCAAACTCCGCGAAGGCAGTCACCGGCGCACCTTTCAGCTGCTGCAGGAGAAGGTGCAAAAGCTTGGCGTGAGCGGGTTGTCGAGTGAGGAAAAGCAACGATACCTGCAATCCATTGCTGTCCGCGGCAACGGTGATGGCTAG
- the rpsU gene encoding 30S ribosomal protein S21: MPAIRVKENEPFEVAIRRFKRTVEKTGLLTELRAREFYEKPTAERKRKLAAAVKRHHKRMRSQTLPPKLY; the protein is encoded by the coding sequence ATGCCAGCCATTCGCGTCAAGGAAAATGAACCGTTCGAGGTTGCGATCCGTCGTTTCAAGCGTACCGTTGAGAAAACCGGTCTCCTGACCGAATTGCGCGCTCGTGAGTTCTACGAGAAGCCCACGGCCGAGCGCAAGCGCAAGCTTGCAGCAGCGGTCAAGCGTCATCACAAGCGCATGCGCAGCCAGACCCTGCCGCCCAAGCTTTACTGA
- a CDS encoding DEAD/DEAH box helicase, which translates to MDKPVERSLPVSKGDVGALSWTEELRRVALAVSKKDRGPAAGRQQLFYLLHWTADLTGFGVTVHKGREPEGATELWTIDRALAKALRFVSDEDRPILRLLWAERAVDTGLHAFGLGPRHGGEALQLMAKTGRLCRGDDHSFLTLAAPRPAALGWRQAGEGRQLATLLTEPAGGLVIPLPQPWFVDLDRRLVGPLQVGGNPAVVARLFSLPPLSPTAAALVGEALAEPAIDLPRDPEQAASVDSRCIVAEPVAVLRLRTLQTHGNRAWRDYSTVYGGGPFDVALATFRYEDVEVIPEDRRDFTILANGEMVRIERQRAREEELMSELAKVDLEKIPGYVLHTFGRPPDNAYGLAQESNWPLFMREHLGQLRSRGWQIDFAMEFRHRLLEVEAWDADLTESGTGWFELDMGIVVEGERLPLAPLLAGLFRRDGRWLDAALLEQVADGEMVELVTTAGLRIRVPAWRLKPLAATLIDLFEGFTGGTSLRLSRFDAPRLSELNDSTRWRFRGQKDVLALAEQLSAAQGISHIVPPRGLGLELRHYQTEGLAWLQFLREQNLAGILADDMGLGKTAQTLAHLLLEKESGRLDRPALIVLPTSLIFNWTNEAARFAPGLSLLSLHGPERKSRFADIPTHDVVLTTYPLLWRDVNDLTRYAYHLLILDEAQTVKNARSQGAEVVRRIEARHRLCLTGTPLENHLGELWSQFDFLLPGFLGSNQTFAKYWRTPIEKQGDVRRRELLARRVRPFILRRKKEEVARELPPKTIIVRRVELAGGQRDLYETVRVAMDAKVRQEIASKGFNRSQIVILDALLKLRQVCCDPRLLKSKSAQKLKERAKLALLMTMLPELVEEGRKILLFSQFTSMLSLIARELRLLALDYALLCGDTGDREEQVRRFQSGEVPIFLISLRAGGVGLNLTAADTVIHFDPWWNPAAENQATDRAHRLGQDKPVFVYKLIVAGSIEEKILALQEGKAELAARILSADHGVEAKFGSEDISALFAPLAS; encoded by the coding sequence GTGGATAAGCCGGTCGAACGATCTCTGCCGGTCAGCAAGGGTGACGTCGGTGCGCTGTCGTGGACCGAGGAGTTGCGCCGGGTGGCGTTGGCCGTGAGCAAGAAGGACCGCGGTCCTGCTGCGGGCCGTCAGCAACTGTTCTACCTGCTGCATTGGACGGCTGATCTGACGGGCTTCGGGGTCACTGTTCACAAGGGTCGCGAGCCCGAGGGTGCCACCGAGTTGTGGACCATCGATCGTGCGCTCGCGAAAGCCCTTCGCTTCGTGAGCGACGAGGATCGCCCGATCCTGCGACTGCTGTGGGCTGAACGCGCTGTTGACACGGGCCTGCATGCCTTCGGACTCGGGCCGCGACACGGCGGCGAAGCGCTGCAGCTCATGGCGAAGACCGGCCGCCTGTGTCGTGGGGACGATCACTCCTTCCTCACCCTCGCGGCGCCGCGTCCGGCGGCCCTGGGCTGGCGGCAGGCCGGCGAGGGGCGGCAGTTGGCGACGCTGCTGACAGAGCCGGCAGGTGGTCTGGTGATCCCGCTGCCGCAGCCGTGGTTCGTCGATCTCGACCGGCGTCTGGTCGGTCCCCTGCAGGTTGGCGGCAATCCGGCCGTCGTCGCTCGCCTGTTCTCGCTGCCCCCCTTGTCGCCTACCGCGGCAGCACTCGTCGGCGAGGCCCTCGCCGAGCCCGCCATCGATCTGCCCCGGGACCCGGAGCAGGCGGCGAGTGTCGATAGCCGTTGCATCGTTGCCGAGCCGGTCGCCGTGCTGCGTCTGCGGACCCTCCAGACACATGGGAATCGTGCCTGGCGGGACTACTCCACTGTCTACGGCGGTGGACCCTTCGATGTCGCCTTGGCAACGTTTCGCTACGAGGATGTCGAGGTGATTCCCGAAGACCGGCGTGACTTCACCATCCTGGCGAACGGTGAGATGGTTCGCATCGAGCGCCAGCGTGCGCGCGAAGAGGAGTTGATGTCTGAACTGGCGAAGGTCGATCTGGAAAAGATTCCGGGCTACGTGCTGCACACTTTCGGTAGACCGCCAGACAATGCATACGGCCTGGCGCAGGAGAGCAACTGGCCGCTGTTCATGCGAGAGCACCTGGGGCAACTGCGCAGCCGTGGCTGGCAGATCGACTTCGCCATGGAGTTTCGCCATCGTCTGCTCGAGGTGGAGGCTTGGGATGCCGATCTGACTGAGTCCGGGACGGGCTGGTTTGAACTCGACATGGGGATCGTTGTGGAAGGCGAGCGTCTGCCACTTGCGCCCCTTCTGGCCGGTCTCTTCCGGCGTGACGGGCGTTGGCTCGACGCTGCTCTGCTGGAGCAGGTCGCTGACGGCGAAATGGTCGAACTGGTGACGACTGCCGGCCTGAGAATTCGCGTCCCGGCGTGGCGTCTGAAACCGTTGGCGGCGACCCTGATCGATCTCTTCGAGGGGTTCACTGGCGGCACCAGCCTGCGCCTTTCCCGTTTCGATGCGCCGCGCCTGAGCGAACTCAATGACAGCACGCGTTGGCGGTTCAGGGGCCAGAAGGACGTGCTGGCACTTGCCGAGCAGTTGAGTGCGGCGCAGGGCATCAGCCATATCGTGCCACCACGTGGGCTTGGTCTGGAACTGCGCCACTACCAGACCGAGGGGCTGGCGTGGCTGCAGTTCCTGCGCGAACAGAATCTTGCTGGAATTCTCGCCGACGACATGGGTCTGGGCAAGACGGCGCAGACACTGGCACACCTGTTGTTGGAAAAGGAGTCGGGGCGGCTCGACCGGCCGGCGCTTATCGTCCTGCCCACCTCCCTGATCTTCAACTGGACCAACGAGGCCGCACGCTTCGCCCCCGGGCTGTCGCTCCTGTCCTTGCATGGACCAGAACGCAAGAGCCGCTTCGCGGACATCCCGACCCATGATGTCGTGTTGACCACCTACCCGTTGCTGTGGCGGGACGTCAACGATCTGACCCGGTACGCCTACCACCTGCTCATTCTCGACGAGGCGCAGACCGTGAAGAATGCACGCAGTCAGGGTGCTGAAGTGGTGCGTCGGATCGAAGCGCGGCACCGTCTCTGCCTCACCGGAACGCCGCTCGAGAACCACCTGGGCGAACTCTGGAGCCAGTTTGACTTTCTCCTGCCAGGCTTTCTCGGCAGCAACCAGACTTTTGCCAAGTACTGGCGGACGCCGATCGAGAAGCAGGGGGACGTCAGGCGACGCGAGCTGCTGGCACGGCGTGTGCGTCCGTTCATCCTCCGCCGCAAGAAGGAGGAAGTGGCGCGCGAGCTGCCGCCAAAGACGATCATCGTACGCAGGGTGGAGTTGGCTGGTGGTCAGCGCGATCTCTATGAGACCGTCCGTGTCGCAATGGACGCCAAGGTACGCCAGGAAATCGCCAGCAAGGGATTCAATCGCAGCCAGATCGTCATTCTCGATGCTCTGCTGAAGTTGCGGCAGGTCTGTTGCGACCCGCGGCTGCTCAAGTCCAAGTCGGCGCAGAAGCTCAAGGAACGAGCCAAGCTGGCTCTCCTGATGACGATGTTGCCGGAGCTGGTTGAGGAGGGCAGGAAGATCCTGCTGTTCTCGCAGTTCACCAGCATGCTGTCACTGATTGCCAGGGAACTGCGCCTCCTCGCCCTCGACTACGCCCTGCTCTGCGGTGATACGGGTGATCGCGAGGAGCAGGTTCGTCGCTTCCAGTCGGGTGAGGTGCCCATCTTCCTGATCAGCCTGCGTGCCGGCGGCGTTGGCTTGAATCTGACGGCTGCGGATACGGTGATCCACTTCGATCCCTGGTGGAACCCTGCGGCCGAGAATCAGGCGACCGATCGGGCGCATCGGCTCGGTCAGGACAAGCCGGTCTTCGTATACAAGTTGATCGTTGCCGGCAGCATCGAAGAGAAGATCCTCGCCTTGCAGGAGGGCAAGGCCGAACTTGCGGCCCGCATTCTGTCGGCCGATCATGGCGTCGAAGCCAAGTTCGGCAGCGAAGACATCTCGGCCCTCTTCGCGCCGCTGGCGAGTTGA
- a CDS encoding YajQ family cyclic di-GMP-binding protein, with amino-acid sequence MPSFDFSSEADMAALHNALDVTRRAIDNRYDFKGTSARVELNDKDKVITMHGDSEFQLGQIRDLLFPAMEKKEKESTKRLDHQPVQRVSGNKVKQDLKIRIGIESELAKKIVKLIKDSKLKVQASIQGDAVRVSGAKRDELQACIALVTKEITDFPVRYGNFRD; translated from the coding sequence ATGCCTTCATTCGATTTTTCTTCCGAAGCCGACATGGCGGCGTTGCACAACGCCCTCGATGTCACCCGGCGTGCCATCGACAATCGCTATGACTTCAAGGGCACGAGCGCCCGGGTGGAGCTCAACGACAAGGACAAGGTCATCACCATGCACGGTGACTCCGAATTCCAGCTCGGCCAGATCAGGGATCTCCTCTTCCCGGCGATGGAAAAGAAGGAAAAGGAAAGCACCAAGCGGCTCGATCATCAGCCGGTGCAGCGCGTCTCGGGCAACAAGGTCAAGCAGGATCTGAAGATCCGGATTGGCATCGAGTCGGAACTGGCGAAGAAGATCGTCAAGCTGATCAAGGACTCGAAGCTCAAGGTACAGGCATCGATACAGGGCGATGCGGTACGCGTCAGTGGCGCCAAGCGGGATGAGTTGCAGGCCTGCATCGCATTGGTCACAAAGGAGATCACCGATTTTCCGGTCCGCTACGGCAACTTCCGCGATTGA
- a CDS encoding DUF2788 domain-containing protein translates to MFGLTEEQISDFGMTFGVGAFMLFMLFIIGEIAWKSKAGKTGTIILFFVLSFGMLGFIAKTIMEKLWGL, encoded by the coding sequence ATGTTTGGCCTGACCGAAGAACAGATCTCGGACTTCGGCATGACCTTCGGGGTCGGTGCCTTCATGCTCTTCATGCTGTTCATCATCGGCGAGATCGCCTGGAAGTCAAAGGCCGGCAAGACCGGCACGATCATTCTTTTTTTCGTCCTTTCATTCGGCATGCTGGGCTTCATTGCCAAGACGATCATGGAAAAGCTCTGGGGGCTGTAG